Proteins encoded together in one Carya illinoinensis cultivar Pawnee chromosome 3, C.illinoinensisPawnee_v1, whole genome shotgun sequence window:
- the LOC122302545 gene encoding uncharacterized protein LOC122302545 isoform X1 yields MEEEKDAFYVVRKGDIVGIYKTLSDCQAQAGSSACNPSVSVYKGYCLPKEAEEYLASHGLKNATYSTSVVGVKEDLFGKLVACPYQQPASSRVKAANEDTPPKRLLEVFDSDFEMVGSASFSSNPQKKPFRLDYFHETQAISLSCRSCILQFDGASKGNPGQAGAGAVLRAEDGSMVCRLSEGVGIATNNVAEYRAVILGLKHALKKGYKYIRVQGDSKLVCMQIQGLWKTKNQNMADLCKEAKELKDKFLSFQINHIVRELNSEADTQANLAVDLMDGQIVEDCRKK; encoded by the exons ATGGAGGAAGAGAAGGACGCGTTTTACGTTGTACGGAAGGGGGATATCGTTGGCATTTACAAGACTTTGAGCGATTGTCAAGCTCAAGCCGGATCTTCC GCGTGCAACCCTTCTGTAAGCGTGTATAAAGGATATTGTTTGCCCAAGGAGGCAGAGGAGTACCTTGCCTCACATGGGCTTAAGAATGCAACTTATTCTACTAGCGTTGTTGGTGTTAAAGAAGATCTGTTTGGAAAACTTGTTGCTTGCCCTTATCAG CAACCAGCTTCTTCTAGGGTAAAAGCAGCTAACGAGGATACTCCCCCAAAGAGATTGCTAGAAGTATTTGATTCAGACTTT GAGATGGTTGGATCAGCTTCATTTTCCTCAAATCCTCAGAAGAAACCTTTCAGATTAGATTATTTCCATGAAACTCAAGCAATTTCATTAAGTTGT CGTTCGTGTATCCTACAGTTTGATGGTGCTTCGAAAGGAAATCCTGGACAAGCTGGTGCAGGAGCTGTGCTACGTGCTGAAGATGGAAGTATG GTCTGCCGATTGAGTGAAGGGGTGGGCATTGCAACAAATAATGTTGCTGAGTATCGAGCTGTGATCTTAGGTTTGAAACATGCTCTAAAGAAAGGATACAAATATATTCGTGTTCAGGGAGACTCTAAACTTGTTTGTATGCag ATTCAGGGACTTTGGAAAACCAAGAACCAGAATATGGCTGACTTGTGTAAAGAGGCCAAGGAGTTGAAGGATAAGTTTCTGTCCTTCCAGATCAATCATATTGTTAGG GAACTTAACTCTGAAGCCGATACTCAAGCAAATCTAGCTGTAGATCTCATGG ATGGACAAATTGTAGAGGATTGTAGAAAGAAGTAG
- the LOC122302545 gene encoding uncharacterized protein LOC122302545 isoform X2 gives MEEEKDAFYVVRKGDIVGIYKTLSDCQAQAGSSACNPSVSVYKGYCLPKEAEEYLASHGLKNATYSTSVVGVKEDLFGKLVACPYQEMVGSASFSSNPQKKPFRLDYFHETQAISLSCRSCILQFDGASKGNPGQAGAGAVLRAEDGSMVCRLSEGVGIATNNVAEYRAVILGLKHALKKGYKYIRVQGDSKLVCMQIQGLWKTKNQNMADLCKEAKELKDKFLSFQINHIVRELNSEADTQANLAVDLMDGQIVEDCRKK, from the exons ATGGAGGAAGAGAAGGACGCGTTTTACGTTGTACGGAAGGGGGATATCGTTGGCATTTACAAGACTTTGAGCGATTGTCAAGCTCAAGCCGGATCTTCC GCGTGCAACCCTTCTGTAAGCGTGTATAAAGGATATTGTTTGCCCAAGGAGGCAGAGGAGTACCTTGCCTCACATGGGCTTAAGAATGCAACTTATTCTACTAGCGTTGTTGGTGTTAAAGAAGATCTGTTTGGAAAACTTGTTGCTTGCCCTTATCAG GAGATGGTTGGATCAGCTTCATTTTCCTCAAATCCTCAGAAGAAACCTTTCAGATTAGATTATTTCCATGAAACTCAAGCAATTTCATTAAGTTGT CGTTCGTGTATCCTACAGTTTGATGGTGCTTCGAAAGGAAATCCTGGACAAGCTGGTGCAGGAGCTGTGCTACGTGCTGAAGATGGAAGTATG GTCTGCCGATTGAGTGAAGGGGTGGGCATTGCAACAAATAATGTTGCTGAGTATCGAGCTGTGATCTTAGGTTTGAAACATGCTCTAAAGAAAGGATACAAATATATTCGTGTTCAGGGAGACTCTAAACTTGTTTGTATGCag ATTCAGGGACTTTGGAAAACCAAGAACCAGAATATGGCTGACTTGTGTAAAGAGGCCAAGGAGTTGAAGGATAAGTTTCTGTCCTTCCAGATCAATCATATTGTTAGG GAACTTAACTCTGAAGCCGATACTCAAGCAAATCTAGCTGTAGATCTCATGG ATGGACAAATTGTAGAGGATTGTAGAAAGAAGTAG